From the genome of Chiloscyllium punctatum isolate Juve2018m chromosome 43, sChiPun1.3, whole genome shotgun sequence, one region includes:
- the LOC140466547 gene encoding procathepsin L-like: MNFWLFLGSVAVSILAAASTGILDSKLDEDWKNWKSQHGNQYTKDEESYRRMIWEDNMRYIEQHNIEHSLGKRTSKVGMNKFGALTNEEFNKLMNGPPRIEAVNMTEIEADERDEGSESDESPIELRTASVDWRREGLVTPVKNQGQCSSSWAFSATGSIEGQWAKRHGNLVSLSEQNLIDCGHKPTCSGYSASHAFGTVILLEGINSAETYPYTGKVNPQDFATCRSEFLSVAFLVKPSSAASSLAFYPKGTQGDIYTIVNTI, translated from the exons ATGAACTTCTGGCTCTTTCTGGGCAGTGTGGCGGTATCTATTCTGGCTGCAGCCTCAACAGGCATACTTGATTCAAAATTGGATGAAGACTGGAAAAATTGGAAATCACAACATGGGAACCAGTACACCAAG GATGAGGAGAGCTACAGGAGAATGATATGGGAGGACAACATGAGATACATCGAACAACACAACATCGAACATTCATTGGGAAAACGCACATCTAAAGTGGGAATGAACAAATTTGGAGCTCTG ACTAATGAAGAGTTCAATAAGCTCATGAATGGACCTCCCCGAATCGAAGCAGTTAACATGACTGAAATTGAAGCTGATGAAAGAGATGAAGGTAGTGAATCTGATGAAAGTCCCATCGAATTGAGAACTGCATCTGTTGACTGGCGAAGAGAAGGTTTAGTTACTCCAGTGAAAAACCAG GGTCAATGTTCTTCTTCCTGGGCTTTCAGTGCAACTGGTAGCATAGAAGGACAGTGGGCAAAAAGGCATGGAAACCTGGTTTCTCTCAGTGAACAGAATCTGATTGACTGTGGACACAAACCTACCTGCTCTGGTTATAGCGCATCGCACGCCTTTGGGACAGTGATTCTACTTGAAGGCATCAACTCTGCTGAAACTTACCCTTACACAGGAAAGGTAAATCCCCAAGACTTCGC GACATGTCGATCGGAGTTCCTCAGTGTCGCCTTCTTGGTaaagccatcttcagctgcttcgtcacTGGCCTTCTATCCAAAAGGTACGCAGGGGGATATCTACACGATTGTCAACACCATTTGA